AATCACTTTAACTGCATCTTAATTACCCCAAATGAATTGAAAGGACATTTAATAGCAAAGATTAAATTGCCTTAATGAACGATTTTTGTGACTCCATCAATACTGGAGTCGCGTTTAGCCACTCCTCTCACGCACTCCACTAGCGGGAGCTGCAGTGAGCACGGAGGTCACTAGGTGGCGCGCTCCGCtcgtttatttatttaatttcccCCATTGACCCGTTTTAGCAGACAACAGGAAAGGAAGCGAATGGCATATAGTTGATCATGCTCCTCTGACAACCTCTCTTTGGGACTATGAGATCATCGCCAGATGTGAAAACGAAAGCAGCGATTTCGGGAGCTGTCGATTCCCGTACCCTATGGTGTATGAAGAGGAAGATGAGAAACATGGATAATTGGAAATATGCAGGGTTGGACTGAAATTGTAAGCTGCCCTCTGGATGTTTGCCAATGTATACATAGAATTCAAGTCAATTTATTATTTTCCAGGGCAGGGTCGTAAAATATGAGTAGCAGGCACGCTTTGCAGTAAGTAGCAAGACAGGCATTGATGTGCAGCCAAGAAATGTAATTGCTGCCCAATTGCACGACACAACACTGATGTCTGGAAGTAGGGGGGCACTTGGGTCTTTAGGCCCTCCTCCAGGCATGGGTCCCAGAGGGACTGCCCTACCCACAAGGAGAGCATCTAATGAGATGGGCCTTTCCCATCAATGATTGTTTAAATGAACAAATGGCTGGGGAGACTTGGGTTCCAGGTTGCTGGCCTGCATCCCCACTGGCTGCCCTTCAGAAGGGCAATGAAAGGTCTTCCTTGTGGGTCTTGAGTAAAACAGAAACACATCTCCATCAGGAGCTCGCTTTGAGAATCCCAGAAAGGAGACCTGCACTAGCTGAAGCTCAAGGCCTTCATTCTGCAGCTACTTCGAAGAATGGGTGCAATGTACATTCCCACTGAGGTAGAGGaataagggggtggggtggagcataCAAGAGTTCCCAGCTTTTAGTCAGGAAAGGGATTTCCAAGCCGCAGTGCTTTCTTTCCAACATTACCCCAGAAAAATTATTTAACCTCGCCGAAGAGAAAAATTCATGGTCACGATCACACAGAGTAGTGATTCTCAAACATGAAAATCGCTTgagaagcttttaaaaaaaaatccccaggcCACATGGCACGCCAATTCAACCAGACAATGTGAGCTTGTAATGAGGCACtagtgggtttttttctttttcaaggtcCCCAAGTAATTTCAATGTAGAGCAAAGGTCAGGAGCCAGTGTTGCAGATGGGAGATTTTAAATGGAACATTTATGCGTCCAGTACAGTACCTGACAAATAGTATGTGTACAGCCATTTTAAGTTCAGCCCCCACCCCATTGTATGACAAATGATTGGTGGTGTTCTTGGGCCTAGTTCTGTTCAGTTATTAGCTTATTAAATTGTCTCACTTAACGGAGAAGAAAATTTCTAGAATCTAATTTGCTCCGATTTCATGATCATGTGACATCATTTTGTGAAGGACATATGTAGGTAGACAGTCCATAGCGAGACCCTGTGATCAATGGCATCAAATGAATCAGATAGGGGGTTGGTCTTGTCACCTTACCCAATCCTGTCATCTCAGGAGAGTAGACTCCATTCGAACTGACATACATGGATTTCAATAAACTACCGGTACAAATCTATTGACAGAAGATCAGAATTTATGGTTGTGCACTAAGTTGATTCATATTAGAAAtaagcctccccacccccacccctttattGGACCCTCTAGGATGGCTCTTTCATGCGAACATGATATGGTTCTTCCCCCAGAGGGGCTTGTCCAGATTCAGATGGTGCTTAGCAAAAATGACCTTGAAGGGCCAGTGGTGGGGGATGCTCCTACCTAGCATTTTAGGAATTCTATCCTTAAAGGATGCTGACCTCAAAGACTCTCTCCCCTctgctccacccccctcccccctcttctgTTACTGCTCTAGGCCCTGGACCATTCCCTATTACCAAGAGTGTAGAAGTGCTGCCATTTAAATGGGGATGCCACAAAGGAGTCAACCACTTCTTCAACCTCAGCAAAGCTCCTCTAGTGATTTAAATTACGGAAGGCAGTGTTTTAAAGTATCCCAATACGTGGTTTTCCAAAGAGCCGGGTCACCTGAAAGGCACGGGCTTTGGACTGTGGAGGCTCAGAAGCTAACACCTGAGCATCCCCGCACTAATCCCTAGCCGCTTTGTCACAGGGAGGTCAGCCATCACCTTACTGAAAGCCCGCGTGAGAACAGTTTCCCCCAAGAACTTGGCGTCGCCGCAGCGCCTGTTTGATGAGCGGGATTTGCCACGAATGtggaaatgatgacatcaaaaCGGCTCGTGTAACAACCTCCTTAAAGACCTCGTAGATTAGAGATGACTATAGATTTTCCTCAGCACGGATCAAAGGGACTGAATTGAACGTTTTAGCTTAATGATCCAACCCCTGTCACACAGAAGGGACGCGGATCCCGAGTTTTATAAGCAGGTGTGCGCGTGCACTcggacgcgcgcacacacacagctgCGGTGGAGGGACCAAAAGATCAACTGGCGGATCGACTCGCAGATGGCTTGATCTTTTCTCTGACTTGGCCGCGCTGGTGCGTGTATTCCTGGCGGGGCCTCGCACGCTCTCATTAACGTTAGAGTGTGGCCTGACGGTTGTCCTGCTCTCCACACTTCCCAAGAGTAGTTCCCAGCCAGCTCCCGAGAGTGTTGGAGAGGGATGTGCGCAGCCGGCGGCGGGGCTCTGTCCAGGGTGCTGATGCCGAGCCAGGGCCCCCGGCCGGTCGGCCTCGCAGCGCCCTTTCAGCCACCCACACTCTCTGGCGGAGACAAAGaactcggagccccaggcctccgaGCGGTCAGTACGCTGGACAGGGACACAGCTAAACAAAGCGATCGCTAATCCGGCTGGTAGGCGACCCTCACACTCCAACCTTGGTCTTCAGCCCTCCAGGCGGGCTCATCTCTTCTACTTTGACCTTGCCTTTCTCAAAGGGAAACATGCCGGCACAAGGATCCTGGGCATAGGAAATCCAAACGTGCATCTTTGGTGGTGCGAGGTGGGGGGTGAGGTGGAGTTTGGGGTTAAAGTTGGGGCATACTTCGGAGCGATGGGAATTTTGTTCCCATCAATGAAGAAATACTCAAGGCGCTGTTGGGGGTCCAAACGGATCCCCCAGGTAATATGTTCTTCATTTCCACGCCCTTTTCTTGGTAAaatacatatctttttttttttaaatagaaaaaggcGCTGGGAGCATCCCTTTAGGGAGGAGCGGCAGCACCGCGGTGACTTCCTGCGGTGGCCCGCAGAGGGCGCGCGTAGCCGCCAAAGCACTAGCCGGGAAGGTGAGCCCCAAAGGTGGGCATCCAGCAGGGGTCGAAGGAGCTACTGGCTCCCCGCAGTGTGTCGGACTGTCGTAGCTGGAAGATAAAGACGGCCCTGGACTTGGAGTAGCTTTGCGGATACTGCACAACAGTGCTATTGTTGGCACTGTTTGCCCCAGGTGTCAGATGACTGGCCTGGGCCCGGTGCTTTCAGGGGTTTTAGGGATGCATCATTGAGGGGACAGGTCACCACGTACCAGCCACCACGCCTCAACATCCAGAAGGAggtctccctcacccccaccaaaCCAGCAGTTCGGATCTTAACCAGATGCTGGCGCTCCCAAGTGGGGACTTAAAAGAGGGCGCTGTCCCATGCTACACAGAGAACAGACACAGGCCATGTCCTCACAGTGCTTCCTGGCCATTTACCCCCAGGGTGAGATCTCTTGGTTTCTCGCTAGCTGGCCAGCACCGGGAACCCCTGCAGACTCTCGGGACTTGGCCCCGTCAGGTCTGGGATGCTCCTGTCTCCCCAGGCCAAACAGGGCAGTCTAGGTCCCCGCCTGGAGCCAGAGGCCTTGCAGTCCACCAGACCCCCACCTCTACGAGCTCCAAGTGGGAAGCGCCCGCCGCGCCTGCAGCTCCTTTGTTCCCTCAGCAGCAGGCAGGGAGCAGCTGTCAGGCCAGAGACCCGGGCGCTGGGGAATCGGTCCACTGGTCgcctttccctcccaccccgaAATCTTTtcagccccccgccccctccttgcccccccccccccatctcacgCGCTTAGGCTTGGCCTCTTTCCCGACCCCAGCCTTCAGGGGGATTGGAAAAGTGAAAGTTTGCAGGGTCCAGCGCCTCACCCTGGTGTCCGGCCCCCGAGGTGTAAGGAGGTGAGGGGCCAGTTGAAATGTCACCTGCCAGGATAAATATTAACAAAGGGCAAATGGACTTGTGCAGGGGACCGGTTATCAATCAACTAGCCTGCAAGGCCACGCACGGCAAACACAGCCCAGGTTGAGCGGGGCGAGACTTTCCCAGGGCGGCCTCTGGCCCACTACTCCCCACGAGCTGGGCCCTCCCAGGGGAGGATCTGAGGCACATTCTGGCTAGGAAGGGGTGCGGGCCTGTCAAGAGAGGGAGGCGAGACCCACTTGGAGACCCACTGCCAGGGCCGCTCTGGGATTCGGCCATCTCTTGGTTGGATAGAGTAAAAGTGGCCCCACTTCACACACCAGCGCATCCCTTGCCTGCGCACCCTGGCGTCCCGGGTCCACTGAGCGCTGAGCGGGTGGGTGGGCTTCGCGGGTGGTTCGCGCAGTGCCTTCCGGAATCTTTCATTGGAAACAAGTCCCCTGGTGTCTGGATGGGTGCCCACGTCAGAGGAAGGACACGTACCAGGCCACCCCCCCATGCCCTCTTCCCTCTGGGACCCGCTGCTGCGAGCAGAGTAGTCCCCGCTGCGGCGTCTCTTGGGGCTGCCCTGAGTATCACACGGAGGGAACagatattgatttttttaaggtAGTTAATTCGGTGAGGATTTTTTCCTGTCGCCCGGCTCTCACTAACTCACGTAATCTCGCAACCTGATGGCGCCTACCCAAACACGCTgccacgtgggggggggggggagaaagagggtgtTTTGACCCGCAAATCACAAGCTGCCagtaggggggggggcggggacggGCTGGGGAAGACACCCATTTCTGCCCCGCGAAGGAGCTGAGGCCCCGTGGGTCGGGGCCTCCCTCGTCCTGGGTCCAGAGGTGGGCTTTTTAGGGTGCCACCAAAGAGCCCAGGGGAGGAGTGTACCTTGGCGGGCTGGGGGCTGGACCAGGTCGCGCCAAGGGGCTCTGTGGGCAATTCTTGAGGCACCTGCATTTAGGGCTTCCTAGAAATTATTTGGAAAGTTAAAAAAATGACTCCCACTTTCAAAATGTGAAAACAGTATGGTGGATCATCCTGACTTAAAAATAGATATGTTCGCTGCATGAAGAGCCTGCTGGCCTGCCCGCAGGGCACCTGCCGTTGCACGCCTCCCCATCCCATTaacaggagaaaggaaaaaaaccgGAGGTTGGACTTCTGGCACGTGTTTTGCCCGAATTCTCGATTTCACACCTTTTGTGGAAAATATTATGTACCCGACTGGGGGCTGGGCACAGCTGGCGACAAATGGCTTGGTGGTCTGCtctgccctcaagcaggtggcCAATGGATTCCTGGGGTCCCCTAGGCTGGTGTCccggcccccctccccacctgtgCCTACCTACCTCCTGGTTCACCAGCCCCAGTACAGCGGTGCCGCCACCTGATTCTCCGCATTCCACGCGTTCAGGTCTGAGGTCGCTTGCACGGGACAGGGTGATAGACCAGGTGTGAGGGTTGGCTCTGAACAGAACCTGTCAGTCTGCCCTTCCAGGAGGCCATTTGATATGATGGGGGTAGCTCTGCCATCGAAGTAGTGAGTCCAGGCTGAGGGATTGTCTTCTTTGGGGACATCGCACGCCATTCCCACCCTCTTCTCCCACTCCGCTCCCATCTGACCCACAGCACCCGCCACCACGGCCTCGCAGAGTCCGGGAAGCCTGAGCACGAGCCCTTGAGAAAAGACCCTGGCGTCCTGATGGGCGGGCCGGCCTCAAGGAAGAGCCTACTTCCACTCTCTCTGGCCCTGTGGGCTTGGCTCAATCCactggaagtggggagggagggggacagaggcGAGATGGTTCCTGCCCACAGGGTTAGAGACAGTCTTTCTATTGCTCCCAAAGGGGAAGCCAAGAACCTAGGATTCCCGAGGGCACCCATCAGCTTCCCCTCCCTTGGCGGTGCCACCTCTCCCACTTGACACCTGGGCACCGGCACTAGGAGCCAGAGCAGCGGCTGGGTTTGGCGCGAAAGAGCTCGGCGGGGCCGAGGTTTCAGGCTCCGTGCGAGGCCTGGAGCGTCTAGAACCCAGGCGAGCTTGGAGAGGCCGCCCTGGTCAAGCCGCAAGCTTGGGGACACCTGCCACCCCCTAGCTTCTCATTGGCAgcaagaggtgggggagggggctctgGCGTCTCGCTTTGATTTTCGACTGTGAAACGGCTCAGTGCCCCTGGCTCCGAGCTAGCGGATTGACTGTCTTTCGTTCTCCAGGGACGAATTAATGGAGAACGATCAGTTAATTAACAAACCCTGATTCCGGCTTTTACCTTTCTTTTTAGCCCGGGCGCAAGCCTGGGCGCCGGACAGGGGGTGGGGGCCCGTTGAAGGGGAATGAGAGCCGGGACTCAGGAGTCAATCAACTTGGCGACCTCGTTCAGCTCTCACCAAACCGAGTCGACCCTCAGCTGCCCTCGCCTCAgttacccccaccccatccctgcctcctccctccgGGCAAATCAGCCAGGAATCTTCAGCTGCCTATCCAGCAGGACTCAGCAGTCCCTTCCATCCGCCCGCCTCCCCCCCTCAACCTCAACCCCGCAACTCAACCTACAGAGTTGGATGGACACAGAGCTGACCAGGGGCGCTATCTGCGCCTTAGTTGGCTCAGAACCCCCTGGGTTTCAGGCCGGAAAACCTTGACTCCTAGGGGTCATTTCCACACTCTCCCAGCTGCGGGGAGAGTCCAGCGAAATTTCACGGGGATTGACGCCAAAGACAACGTCTTAAATGAGTGGGCTCTGAAGTCGGTCCCCGAGTTCTGCTAGCAGGGACCTTATTCCTGGGGTGATGGCAGTGGTCACCacgccctctgcccccacccaccgTCAGCCTCCCCTCCTTTCCATACCCAGTTTCCATGCGCCCTGAGTGCATGCCAACCCGAACACCGACCGCGTCGCGCCACGCATGGAGGCTCTGCCAGGGACTTGGCTGGAGTTTTCCCCGGTGCCAATTAACAGCGTGAGCTCGGCAGGGTCACCGCAGCGAGTTCAGCCAAACCCAGGTTGGCAGCTTTCGCCTCTGGCTCGCTCCATCCAGAGCCGGGCCTGTGCCAGTGGTGTGGACTGTGAGCAGTTCTATGCACATGCCTGCCTCTGGAGTGCCCTGCCCGGAGAGATCACGTCCCGACCTCTCTAGGTGTCCTACCATTCTAGTTTCCAGCTCGGGCTTCAGAATAAATGCACCCCAGGTCTCTCAACTCTCCCTGCCTCGCACAGGCTACCACGCTGGGTCCCGAATGAGGAAGTCTgtggtccccacccccacccctaagtcCCCAAGTGCAAAGGAGTGCAAGCTCCCGGGCCATCTTGGGAACAGGGTGTATGTAGCTGGATGAAATccgttctccttccctccctttggctCCTTGTTTGGCTCACCTGCTAAGCGGAGCGCGGACATGCGCTGGAACTCCGGCTCCTGCAGCCACTTCCACATCCTCCGGAAGGTCTCCCGGCCGGACTTGAGTTTGCTCCAGGGTTTGGGGTTGCGCAGCAAGTCCGAGAGAGTCCCCTGGGAGCGGCAGAGCACCCTCTGCGCGAAGATGGCCTGGGGGATGCTGTAGCGCTTGAGCTCCGTAGTGATACGCTGCGCCACCTCTTTGGTATTGATCTCTTCCATCTGCCCTGAATTACTTCCCGTGCTGACCTGCGCGCCGGTCACTGAAGGGTTGGGCTCCCGAGTCGTCCCCAGAAGCTGGCTGTGGCCCTGGGCGTTCAGGTGGGcatgggggtggtgtgggggaaGGCCGTTGATGGGCACCATGCCGGCCGAGGTGGGTGTGAGGTGCTGTTCTCCGTGGCGGCCGAGCATGGCCGGGTGATGGGCTTCAAAGCCGTTGGGGGTGAGCATCTTGTCAGTGGGCATGGCGGCGCCCGGGTGGGCGTAGTGGGGGAGCCCTTGCTGGGTGTTATGGATGCCACCCAGACCGGAACCGGAGAGGGGCGAGAGGCTTTGGCCCATGCCGGCCACGTCCTTGTGGTAGGGGGTGTACAGGTTATTCATGGAGGCCAACCCCCGCTCGTCCCGCATGAGCGTGAAGCTGCCGCTCACGTTGCCCGCCAGGCGTTGGTGGTGGtgcggatggtggtggtggtggtggtggtggtgatggtgggggaaCTTGTCCGAGACTGTGGAGATGGGCGGCAGCGGCTGCAGAGGGGTTAACGTGGTATAGGTGGTGGGCATGCTCATACCTGGGGGGGTCTCGCAGGCCATGGTCATGGTGGGGTGCAGGGGACCGGCCAGGCTGTGCTCGGGAgcccggtggtggtggtggtaatcgccgccgccgccgccgtccaGCAGGGACGCCATGCCCATGGAGCGTGGGTGCGCGGGGGGCAGGTGGCTACCGCGATGCCCCACGGAGCTGCGCGCGTGGGGGCTGCCGCCCAGCAGGTCGGCGGGGGCGGGCACGGGCTCATGGCTCACCCCGTGCAGCTCGCCGATCGCCTCCATGGTCAGCTGCGCGTTCATCGTGATCGGGGCGAGCGGGCGGCGGACACCACATCGATGTGGCCGGGCAGCGAGCggcagcggcagcggcggcggcggcggcggccaggGGTGCACGGGGTCCGGTCTTCACATCTGCTGCCGGCGACTGCTGCCCGCCTTCCTTCCTCTCACTGTGgggctctgtctctctctgcGGCGCGCCTTCCCCGatccccccacctctccttctgCGTCTTCGGCTtcctgggcttttttttttttaatattaatttcCAAAAGGGATCCGCGCCGTTGGGCGAGCGCGGTGCCTCTAGTCCACCCGCCCCTGGCCCCCTCTCGCCCCTCTCCTTAGACTGGTGAGGCCCTGGACTCCCCAGACGCGGTCCGCGCGCCTGCCGCGCCTGCTGCCCGCCCGCGCCTTTCTCCAGCTGGAGCCATGGCTCCGTTACTGTGCAGACTCTCGGGTCGcctagccgccgccgccgccgccgctgccgccgccgccgccaccgccgccgcagCGGCCCGCCCTCACGCCCGCCGGGCGGAGCACGCATGCGCTGGCCGCGGCCCCGCCCCCCGGTCCCCGCGCGCGCCGGGCCCGTGACGTCCCCCGCGGGGGCAGGCGGGAGGGCGCGCTCTTTCCCAGTGGTGCGGGCGACCTGGGACCGCGCGCACTTGCCCAGGCCCGAACGCGGAGCGCGACctacggccgccgccgccgccgccccgccaCCGGGAAAGACTGGCGGCCCCGCAGGGTTCCCAGATGAATCTGGGTCCTCTCTTTGGAGCCCTGGGCCGCCCGGCCGCGTTCCCATTCCGGGTGACGCGCTGTGGTTGGACCGCGCGCTCCATTTTCGGCCTCCAGGTGCAGATTGCCCGGGGAGCCAGCGACGGGGTCACCGGCCCTTCCTTCCTCGCCCAGTACACTTTATTTCCTGGAGTGCGCCTGGGAGTCAGTCTGAGGTCTTCCCACGCTCATCCCCATTCTCAAGGGATTTtgatttcgggggggggggggacaggcacCCAGATTTCCTGAAGACctgcatcaacttggtggcacttACCCTAACTTCCCCCGCGCCCCCCAACCCCAATACTCTGCGGCCCAACCTCCCACCCAAGCCCAGGGGAGAGGAGCGTTCCGAGCTAAAGGTCCCAGCCTGGGCAATACCTTGGCTGTTCCAAACTGTGCGGGTCTTTCTATGGCTCGGCTCGTAATTAAGGCGGTGCACCGCTCTGCCAATGAATCGGCGAGTGTGTTGGGAGGGGGGCATGGGGAGGAGGATGCCCTGGTGGGTTCCCACTTTAACTTCCGGTGCTGTTGGGGCAGCTCAAGGCTGTGGCCCTTCCTGCGGTTTCCATGGCCTGCCTGATACAGCACCCAGAGGCCCGCCACTTTGGCGGAGGCGCTGATGCGGGCAGAGTGGACGCGGGCACGGCTATGGTCTCTTGGGTTCGCAGGAATGCCCATGTTTGCGACGCCCACAGAAGAGCCTCTGGATTTGAAAATCCGTTTCCCTTCGGCTGCGATTGTTAGCTTTCATCAATCACGCTC
This genomic stretch from Tenrec ecaudatus isolate mTenEca1 chromosome 14, mTenEca1.hap1, whole genome shotgun sequence harbors:
- the ONECUT1 gene encoding hepatocyte nuclear factor 6, whose protein sequence is MNAQLTMEAIGELHGVSHEPVPAPADLLGGSPHARSSVGHRGSHLPPAHPRSMGMASLLDGGGGGDYHHHHRAPEHSLAGPLHPTMTMACETPPGMSMPTTYTTLTPLQPLPPISTVSDKFPHHHHHHHHHHHPHHHQRLAGNVSGSFTLMRDERGLASMNNLYTPYHKDVAGMGQSLSPLSGSGLGGIHNTQQGLPHYAHPGAAMPTDKMLTPNGFEAHHPAMLGRHGEQHLTPTSAGMVPINGLPPHHPHAHLNAQGHSQLLGTTREPNPSVTGAQVSTGSNSGQMEEINTKEVAQRITTELKRYSIPQAIFAQRVLCRSQGTLSDLLRNPKPWSKLKSGRETFRRMWKWLQEPEFQRMSALRLAACKRKEQEHGKDRGNTPKKPRLVFTDVQRRTLHAIFKENKRPSKELQITISQQLGLELSTVSNFFMNARRRSLDKWQDEGSSNSGNSSSSSSTCTKA